The following proteins are co-located in the Longimicrobium terrae genome:
- a CDS encoding YciI family protein: MKYLVLAYGAEADWKELTADQQAELLKQDDVLRERGALIGAVHNEPTTVTAPDGTLTVTPGTFASPRVPLAGFAIIEAADLDEAVRLIADTPCVRAKGAVELRPMMAVND; encoded by the coding sequence ATGAAGTACCTGGTGCTGGCCTACGGGGCCGAGGCGGACTGGAAAGAGCTTACCGCAGATCAACAGGCGGAACTGCTCAAGCAGGATGACGTGCTGCGCGAGCGCGGCGCGCTGATCGGCGCGGTGCACAACGAGCCCACGACGGTGACGGCGCCGGACGGCACGCTTACCGTCACCCCCGGCACGTTCGCGAGCCCGCGCGTGCCGCTGGCCGGGTTCGCCATCATCGAGGCGGCGGACCTGGACGAAGCCGTGCGCCTGATCGCGGATACTCCGTGCGTGCGAGCCAAGGGTGCCGTGGAACTGCGGCCCATGATGGCGGTCAACGACTAG
- a CDS encoding double zinc ribbon domain-containing protein, protein MLICNRCNTPIRDGARFCDACGDPVTAGDLVRNRAVAGSESVLLVCPQCEHEALQTIPSHGVGQLTCPACATAFHTTVVRVRSKRSTGQKKLNARTFSVRVESLNGQEQLIDFVRPSYGDFELRSKDLAAFTSVNGRLSIVQNLSVGQYMNLKLATGGCAGALLLWLGAAGAAGAFLF, encoded by the coding sequence ATGCTGATCTGCAACCGCTGCAATACCCCGATTCGAGACGGCGCCCGGTTCTGCGACGCGTGCGGCGATCCTGTCACTGCGGGTGATCTGGTCAGGAACCGCGCCGTGGCTGGCAGTGAGAGCGTGCTTCTCGTCTGTCCCCAGTGCGAGCACGAGGCGCTGCAAACGATTCCGTCGCACGGAGTTGGACAGCTCACATGCCCCGCATGCGCAACCGCGTTCCACACGACCGTGGTTCGTGTGCGGTCCAAGCGGTCCACCGGCCAGAAGAAGCTGAACGCCCGCACATTCTCCGTGCGGGTAGAGAGCCTGAACGGGCAGGAACAGTTGATTGATTTCGTGCGGCCGTCCTATGGAGACTTCGAGCTCAGGTCCAAGGATCTTGCCGCCTTCACGTCCGTGAACGGGCGGCTCAGCATCGTCCAGAATCTGAGTGTCGGCCAGTACATGAACCTGAAGCTCGCAACGGGCGGTTGCGCAGGCGCGCTTCTGCTGTGGCTGGGAGCCGCTGGTGCCGCGGGCGCGTTCCTGTTCTGA
- a CDS encoding SDR family NAD(P)-dependent oxidoreductase translates to MDLGLRGKRALVTGSTAGIGLAAARMLAAEGAEVVINGRTEERVRAAVASITEQVPGAQVRGIAADMGTAEGAAQIVREEPEIDVLVNNVGIFAPAAFEAIPDADWMRFFEVNVMSGVRLSRAYLPGMRARDWGRIVFISSESAVQIPSEMIHYGMTKTAQVAVARGIAETTSGTGITANSVLPGPTDSEGVGTFVADLAKERGISFEEMEREFFASARPSSLLQRFATPDEVAAMIVYTCSQQASATNGAALRVDGGVIRAIL, encoded by the coding sequence ATGGATCTTGGACTGCGGGGCAAGCGCGCGCTGGTCACGGGAAGCACGGCGGGGATCGGGCTGGCGGCTGCGCGCATGCTGGCGGCGGAAGGCGCGGAGGTCGTCATCAACGGCCGCACGGAGGAGCGGGTGCGGGCCGCCGTCGCCAGCATCACGGAGCAGGTGCCGGGCGCACAGGTACGCGGGATCGCGGCGGACATGGGCACGGCGGAGGGCGCCGCGCAGATCGTGCGCGAGGAGCCGGAGATCGACGTCCTGGTGAACAATGTGGGGATCTTTGCGCCGGCCGCCTTCGAGGCCATCCCCGACGCGGACTGGATGCGCTTCTTTGAGGTGAACGTAATGAGCGGCGTGCGGCTGTCGCGCGCGTACCTGCCCGGGATGCGGGCGCGCGACTGGGGCCGGATCGTCTTTATCTCCAGCGAGTCGGCCGTACAGATTCCGTCGGAGATGATCCATTACGGGATGACCAAGACGGCGCAGGTGGCCGTCGCGCGCGGGATCGCGGAAACCACGAGCGGCACGGGCATCACCGCCAACTCGGTGCTTCCCGGCCCCACGGACTCGGAGGGCGTCGGCACATTCGTGGCGGATCTGGCCAAGGAACGCGGGATCAGCTTCGAAGAGATGGAGCGCGAGTTCTTTGCTTCCGCGCGGCCGTCGTCGCTGCTGCAGCGGTTCGCCACGCCGGACGAGGTGGCGGCGATGATCGTGTACACGTGCAGCCAGCAGGCGTCCGCCACCAACGGCGCCGCGCTGCGTGTGGACGGAGGCGTAATCCGCGCGATCCTGTAG
- the aroF gene encoding 3-deoxy-7-phosphoheptulonate synthase encodes MIIVTRPAITDAELDHIRERVETLGMRTHLSRGEARTIIGCIGDESRLQEAALLTLPGVESVHPVMKPYKLASREFSADRSVIRVGDAAEVGGRSLAVIAGPCSVEGRDMLRETAFSVASAGAGMLRGGAFKPRTSPYAFQGLGEAALRMLADVRAETGLPIVTEVMDTRQVELVAEYADVLQIGARNMQNFALLSEVGRVQRPVLLKRGLSATVQELLMAAEYVMAQGNRDVILCERGIRTFETATRNTLDVAAIPVLKAETHLPVMVDPSHAGGRADLVAPLSFAAIAAGADGLIVEVHPCPEQALSDGDQSLTLAAFEKLMIDIRVFADAVGRTLAGPTKPWRAEAA; translated from the coding sequence ATGATCATCGTCACCCGCCCGGCCATCACCGACGCCGAGCTCGACCACATCCGCGAACGCGTGGAAACGCTCGGCATGCGCACGCACCTGTCGCGCGGCGAAGCGCGAACCATCATCGGCTGCATCGGCGACGAATCGCGGCTGCAGGAGGCCGCGCTGCTCACCCTGCCCGGGGTGGAATCCGTTCATCCGGTGATGAAGCCGTACAAGCTGGCCTCGCGCGAGTTCAGCGCCGACCGCAGCGTGATCCGCGTGGGTGACGCGGCGGAGGTGGGCGGACGCTCCCTTGCCGTCATCGCCGGGCCGTGCTCGGTGGAGGGGCGCGACATGCTGCGCGAAACCGCGTTCTCCGTCGCGTCCGCCGGCGCGGGAATGCTGCGGGGCGGCGCCTTCAAGCCGCGCACCTCGCCGTACGCTTTCCAGGGGCTGGGCGAGGCCGCGCTGCGGATGCTGGCCGATGTCCGCGCCGAAACCGGGCTCCCCATCGTGACCGAGGTGATGGACACGCGGCAGGTGGAACTGGTGGCGGAATACGCGGATGTGCTGCAGATCGGCGCGCGCAACATGCAGAACTTCGCGCTGCTCTCCGAGGTGGGGCGGGTGCAGCGGCCGGTGCTGCTCAAGCGCGGACTTTCCGCCACCGTGCAGGAACTGCTGATGGCCGCCGAATACGTGATGGCGCAGGGCAACCGCGACGTGATCCTGTGCGAGCGCGGTATCCGCACCTTTGAGACGGCCACCCGCAACACGCTGGACGTGGCCGCCATCCCCGTTCTGAAGGCGGAAACGCATCTGCCGGTGATGGTGGATCCCAGCCATGCGGGCGGCCGCGCGGACCTGGTGGCGCCGCTCTCCTTTGCCGCCATCGCCGCGGGCGCGGACGGGCTGATCGTGGAGGTGCACCCCTGCCCGGAGCAGGCGCTGTCCGACGGCGACCAGTCGCTCACGCTGGCGGCTTTCGAGAAGCTGATGATCGACATCCGCGTCTTTGCCGACGCGGTGGGACGCACGCTGGCCGGCCCCACGAAGCCGTGGCGCGCGGAGGCTGCATGA
- a CDS encoding putative bifunctional diguanylate cyclase/phosphodiesterase, which produces MSGGAGRTGEHAGGAGLHGETYFRALIENASDVISVLEADGTVRYHSPAIQRLLGFAPERLVGTSAFAGAHLEDADAVRAAFDEVRRTPGAMRSITYRNRHATDGWRVMEVTATNLLHAPAVAGIVINSRDVTERANAENALRESEIRFRTVAESLGEGLLITDLNDVISYANPRMEQIYGYTPEELVGRAGMDVLIPPEDVQAFREGLARRAEGTAERYEMRSLRKDGTTGWVEVHGTPFLNAAGEVVGTLGAITDVTERRRVDEQLAHDALHDALTGLSNRALFLNRVEHELMRLRSGRGSPFAVLFLDVDRFKIVNDSLGHGTGDDLLREMGARLVRTLRPGDTVSRFGGDEFTVMLDGVGTVTEATHIADELLHALGLPFSIGGREVYASVSIGIALCESGDAVPEHLLRNADAALGRAKSQGKARYEVFDRRMHAAAVRRLQIETDLRRAVANGELRLAYQPVVRLDTGRIVGFEALVRWEHPEHGTILPGDFIPVAEETGQIVQIGRWVMDEACRVLAGWQLSAPRGDAPLTMAVNVSANQFLQTDIVDQVDQCLRKHGLPPGSVMLEITESLLIDKAEVVAETLRALRALGVQLHLDDFGTGYSSLAYLERFPIDVVKIDRSFVHGMQDEPRRARFVAGIAAFARSLGVGVVAEGVDSPAQPALLRDLGCQYAQGYLFARPLPAEDAERLLGADCIAGT; this is translated from the coding sequence ATGAGCGGTGGAGCCGGCCGGACGGGTGAGCACGCCGGCGGGGCGGGGCTGCATGGCGAGACGTACTTCCGCGCGCTGATCGAGAACGCATCCGACGTCATTTCCGTGCTGGAAGCGGACGGAACGGTGCGCTACCACAGCCCCGCCATCCAGCGGCTGCTGGGTTTCGCGCCGGAGCGGCTGGTGGGGACCAGCGCGTTCGCGGGCGCACACCTGGAGGACGCGGACGCGGTGCGCGCGGCGTTCGACGAGGTGCGGCGAACGCCGGGCGCCATGCGGTCCATCACGTACCGAAACCGCCACGCCACGGACGGATGGCGCGTGATGGAGGTGACCGCGACCAACCTGCTGCACGCGCCGGCCGTGGCGGGAATCGTCATCAACTCGCGCGACGTGACGGAGCGCGCCAACGCCGAGAACGCGCTGCGCGAGTCGGAGATCCGCTTTCGCACCGTGGCCGAGTCGCTGGGCGAGGGGCTGCTCATCACCGACCTGAACGACGTCATCTCGTACGCAAACCCGCGCATGGAGCAGATCTACGGCTACACGCCGGAGGAACTGGTGGGGCGCGCGGGGATGGACGTGCTGATTCCGCCGGAGGACGTGCAGGCGTTTCGCGAGGGGCTGGCGCGGCGCGCGGAGGGGACGGCGGAGCGCTACGAGATGCGGTCGTTGCGAAAGGACGGCACCACGGGATGGGTGGAGGTGCACGGCACCCCCTTTCTGAACGCGGCCGGCGAGGTGGTGGGCACGCTGGGAGCGATCACCGACGTTACCGAACGCAGGCGGGTGGATGAGCAGCTTGCCCACGACGCCCTGCACGACGCGCTCACCGGGCTCAGCAACCGCGCGCTCTTTCTGAACCGCGTGGAGCACGAGTTGATGCGGCTGCGCTCCGGCCGCGGATCGCCGTTCGCGGTGCTGTTCCTGGACGTGGACCGCTTCAAGATCGTGAACGATTCGCTGGGCCACGGCACGGGCGACGACCTGCTGCGCGAGATGGGCGCGCGGCTGGTGCGCACGCTGCGCCCGGGCGACACCGTGTCGCGCTTTGGCGGCGACGAGTTCACCGTCATGCTGGACGGCGTGGGGACGGTGACGGAGGCCACGCACATTGCGGATGAACTGCTGCACGCGCTGGGTCTGCCCTTCAGCATCGGCGGGCGGGAAGTGTATGCCTCGGTGAGCATCGGCATTGCTCTGTGCGAAAGCGGTGACGCGGTTCCGGAGCACCTGCTGCGCAACGCGGACGCGGCGCTGGGGCGCGCCAAGTCGCAGGGCAAGGCGCGCTACGAGGTGTTCGACCGGCGGATGCACGCAGCCGCCGTGCGCCGGCTGCAGATTGAGACGGACCTGCGGCGCGCGGTGGCCAACGGCGAGCTGCGGCTGGCGTACCAGCCCGTGGTGCGGCTGGATACGGGGCGCATCGTGGGGTTCGAGGCGCTGGTGCGCTGGGAGCATCCGGAGCACGGCACCATCCTGCCGGGCGACTTCATCCCCGTGGCGGAGGAGACCGGGCAGATCGTGCAGATCGGCCGGTGGGTGATGGACGAGGCGTGCCGCGTGCTGGCCGGGTGGCAGCTGTCCGCGCCCCGCGGCGACGCGCCGCTGACGATGGCGGTGAACGTGTCCGCCAACCAGTTCCTGCAGACGGACATCGTGGACCAGGTGGATCAGTGCCTGCGCAAGCACGGCCTGCCGCCTGGGTCGGTCATGCTGGAGATTACGGAGAGCCTGCTGATCGACAAGGCCGAGGTGGTGGCCGAGACGCTGCGGGCCCTGCGCGCGCTGGGTGTTCAGCTTCACCTGGACGACTTCGGGACGGGATACTCGTCGCTGGCGTATCTGGAGCGCTTTCCCATCGACGTGGTGAAGATCGACCGCTCGTTCGTGCACGGGATGCAGGATGAACCGCGGCGCGCGCGCTTCGTGGCGGGGATCGCGGCGTTCGCGCGCAGCCTGGGTGTGGGCGTGGTGGCCGAGGGCGTGGACTCGCCCGCGCAGCCCGCCCTCCTCCGCGACCTGGGCTGCCAGTACGCCCAAGGCTACCTCTTCGCCCGTCCGCTGCCAGCCGAGGATGCGGAGCGGCTGCTGGGGGCGGATTGCATCGCGGGCACATGA
- a CDS encoding zinc-dependent alcohol dehydrogenase, which yields MKAMVYRGPYRIRVEEKDIPRIEHPNDAIVQVTRAAICGSDLHLYHGMMPDTRVGMTFGHEFIGIVHEVGPSVQNLKVGDRVMVPFNVFCGSCYFCARTLYGNCHNVNPNATAVGGIYGYSHTTGGYDGGQAEFVRVPFADVGPSIIPDWMDEEDAVLLTDACATGYFGAELGEIEMGDTVVVFGAGPVGLIAAKSAWLMGAGRVIVIDHLDYRLEKARTFAHAETYNFVEHDDIVLHMKKITDFLGADVAIDAVGAEADGAFMQHVTSAKFKMQGGSPVALNWAIDSVRKGGTIAVVGAYGPLFSAVKFGDAMNKGLTLRMNQTPVKRYWPRLFEHVRTGVLKPSEIVTHRIPLDHIAEGYHMFSSKLDEIIKPILVVN from the coding sequence ATGAAGGCCATGGTGTACCGCGGTCCATACCGCATCCGGGTGGAGGAAAAGGACATTCCCCGGATCGAGCATCCCAACGACGCCATCGTGCAGGTGACGCGCGCGGCCATCTGCGGCTCGGACCTGCACCTGTACCACGGCATGATGCCCGACACCCGCGTGGGCATGACGTTCGGCCACGAGTTCATCGGCATCGTGCACGAGGTGGGGCCCTCGGTGCAGAACCTGAAGGTGGGCGACCGAGTGATGGTGCCCTTCAACGTGTTCTGCGGATCGTGCTACTTCTGCGCGCGCACGCTGTACGGCAACTGCCACAACGTGAACCCCAACGCCACGGCTGTAGGCGGCATCTACGGCTACTCGCACACCACCGGCGGCTACGACGGCGGCCAGGCCGAGTTCGTCCGCGTTCCCTTTGCCGACGTGGGGCCCAGCATCATCCCCGACTGGATGGATGAAGAGGACGCGGTGCTGCTTACCGACGCCTGCGCCACCGGCTACTTCGGCGCGGAGCTGGGCGAGATCGAGATGGGTGACACGGTGGTCGTCTTCGGCGCGGGGCCGGTGGGGCTGATCGCGGCCAAGTCGGCGTGGCTCATGGGGGCCGGCCGGGTGATCGTCATCGACCACCTGGACTACCGGCTGGAAAAGGCGCGCACCTTTGCCCACGCCGAGACGTACAACTTCGTGGAGCATGACGACATCGTCCTGCACATGAAGAAGATCACCGACTTCCTGGGCGCGGACGTGGCCATCGACGCCGTGGGCGCCGAGGCGGACGGCGCCTTCATGCAGCACGTAACCTCGGCCAAGTTCAAGATGCAGGGCGGCTCGCCCGTAGCGCTGAACTGGGCCATCGACTCGGTGCGCAAGGGCGGCACGATCGCGGTGGTGGGCGCGTACGGCCCGCTGTTCAGCGCCGTCAAGTTCGGCGACGCCATGAACAAGGGGCTTACGCTGCGGATGAACCAGACGCCCGTGAAGCGCTACTGGCCGCGCCTGTTCGAGCACGTGCGGACCGGCGTGCTCAAGCCCAGCGAGATCGTGACGCACCGCATTCCGCTGGACCACATCGCCGAGGGCTACCACATGTTCAGCAGCAAGCTGGACGAGATCATCAAGCCCATTCTGGTCGTCAACTGA
- a CDS encoding nuclear transport factor 2 family protein encodes MIFDFVPAPRVLAAAALLLAAGPGALSAQSAPAPAPTSPADPSTYGPLYDEIARMDSILFDAAFYSCDAAKVNAIFSDDVEFYHDLGGAQEVDAVRESSVRMARGCADGSNALRVLVPGSMHVYPMNNYGAVQVADHRFVQRDGSPTGIAKMVMLWRRTDAGWRVTRVISYDHHEDHSAPARDD; translated from the coding sequence ATGATCTTCGATTTTGTCCCGGCGCCGCGCGTGCTGGCGGCCGCGGCTCTTCTGCTCGCCGCCGGCCCCGGCGCGCTGTCCGCCCAGTCCGCACCGGCTCCGGCACCTACGTCCCCGGCGGATCCGTCCACGTACGGGCCGCTGTACGACGAGATCGCCCGGATGGACAGCATTCTCTTTGACGCGGCGTTCTACAGCTGCGACGCGGCCAAGGTCAACGCCATCTTCAGCGACGACGTGGAGTTCTACCACGACCTGGGGGGCGCGCAGGAAGTTGACGCGGTGCGGGAAAGCTCTGTGAGAATGGCCCGGGGCTGCGCGGACGGGTCCAACGCGCTGCGCGTGCTGGTGCCCGGCAGCATGCACGTGTATCCCATGAACAACTACGGCGCGGTACAGGTGGCCGACCACCGCTTCGTGCAGCGCGACGGCTCGCCCACGGGGATCGCCAAGATGGTGATGCTGTGGCGGAGAACGGATGCCGGGTGGCGAGTCACCCGCGTCATCAGCTACGATCATCACGAGGACCATTCCGCCCCCGCCCGCGACGACTGA
- a CDS encoding chorismate mutase, producing the protein MSTAHPSTGAVSESVRSVTEAATDGAAGDLIAIRGQIEELDRAIIHLIAERVALARRVGPAKRALGMPILDPPREAAVVRRASALARDAGVPEEDVRYVFWHLVGLCRRVQLGEEGSA; encoded by the coding sequence ATGAGCACCGCGCATCCATCCACCGGAGCCGTGTCCGAATCCGTGCGGAGCGTCACCGAAGCCGCCACGGACGGCGCGGCGGGCGACCTCATCGCCATCCGCGGGCAGATCGAGGAGCTGGACCGCGCCATCATCCACCTGATTGCGGAGCGTGTGGCGCTGGCGCGGCGCGTGGGCCCGGCCAAGCGCGCGCTGGGGATGCCGATTCTGGACCCGCCGCGCGAGGCGGCCGTGGTGCGCCGGGCGAGCGCGCTGGCCCGCGACGCCGGCGTTCCGGAGGAGGACGTGCGATACGTGTTCTGGCACCTGGTGGGGCTCTGCCGGCGGGTGCAGCTGGGGGAGGAGGGGAGTGCGTGA
- a CDS encoding M48 family metallopeptidase: MTILIPNCLRTGRGAALALAATLTACGGDVSLQDEAEMGDSYAAEILREVRVIRDPAAEATLKRLGGQLVAKADSTGREYTFYLVDSPEVNAFAIPGGHVFVNTGLIETADEASEFAGVLGHEIAHVTERHGIEQMKKRGRANILVTLVYTVLGRDPGQLERVAIEAGGAAVFAKHGREAEREADLRAVQTLPAAGYDPEGVATFFEQMLEQQTREPGLLDTWFASHPTSQERVQNARTLIGTLNVDRSRLTDDTPEYQAFRARVQKLSGAAAQAQAR, translated from the coding sequence ATGACAATCTTGATCCCAAACTGCCTGCGCACGGGGCGCGGCGCCGCGCTGGCTCTGGCTGCCACGCTCACCGCGTGCGGCGGAGATGTGAGCCTGCAGGACGAGGCGGAGATGGGCGACAGCTACGCCGCCGAGATCCTGCGCGAGGTGCGCGTGATCCGCGATCCCGCGGCGGAGGCCACGCTCAAGCGGCTGGGCGGGCAACTGGTGGCGAAAGCGGACAGCACGGGGCGCGAGTACACCTTTTATCTGGTGGATTCGCCGGAGGTGAACGCGTTCGCCATCCCGGGCGGCCACGTGTTCGTCAACACCGGGCTGATCGAGACCGCGGACGAGGCTTCGGAGTTCGCGGGCGTGCTGGGGCATGAGATCGCGCACGTCACCGAGCGGCACGGCATTGAGCAGATGAAGAAGCGCGGGCGCGCCAACATCCTGGTGACCCTCGTCTATACCGTGCTGGGTCGCGATCCGGGGCAGCTGGAGCGGGTTGCCATCGAGGCTGGCGGTGCCGCGGTGTTCGCCAAGCACGGACGCGAGGCGGAGCGCGAGGCCGACCTGCGCGCCGTGCAGACGCTTCCCGCGGCGGGGTACGATCCGGAGGGCGTGGCCACGTTCTTTGAGCAGATGCTGGAGCAGCAGACGCGCGAGCCCGGCCTGCTGGACACGTGGTTCGCCAGCCACCCCACCAGCCAGGAGCGCGTGCAGAACGCGCGCACCCTGATCGGCACGCTGAACGTGGACCGCTCGCGCCTGACGGACGATACGCCGGAGTACCAGGCCTTTCGCGCGCGCGTGCAGAAGCTGTCGGGGGCGGCGGCCCAGGCGCAGGCCCGGTAA
- a CDS encoding zinc ribbon-containing protein has protein sequence MSTTGEKPGKGTYVCKNCSTAVTLDDATDTLPPCPKCSKTEFRP, from the coding sequence ATGTCGACCACGGGAGAAAAACCGGGGAAGGGCACCTACGTCTGCAAGAACTGCTCGACCGCCGTCACGCTCGACGATGCCACGGATACGCTGCCGCCGTGCCCCAAGTGCAGCAAGACGGAATTCAGGCCGTAG
- a CDS encoding YdeI/OmpD-associated family protein, with amino-acid sequence MATAKNQPGADLPRFQAETAAEWREWLRQNHTDSAGVWLITYKRESGRPHLPYPVSVEEALCFGWVDSTKYTLDSQRSMQMFTPRKRGSQWSGINKERIERLTAEGRMEAAGLRKVDEARQDGSWTVYDDVESAINPDDLEAALAADPVADANFRAFPVSARKMILWWIKSAKTDATRQKRISETVRLAAQNVRANQPRPR; translated from the coding sequence ATGGCCACAGCGAAGAACCAGCCCGGCGCCGATCTTCCGCGCTTTCAGGCCGAGACGGCGGCGGAATGGCGCGAGTGGCTGCGGCAGAACCACACGGATTCCGCCGGCGTGTGGCTGATCACGTACAAGCGCGAGAGTGGCCGCCCGCACCTGCCGTACCCAGTGTCGGTGGAGGAGGCGCTGTGCTTCGGCTGGGTGGACAGCACCAAGTACACGCTGGATTCGCAGCGCTCGATGCAGATGTTCACCCCGCGCAAACGGGGGAGCCAGTGGTCCGGCATCAACAAGGAGCGCATCGAGCGGCTGACGGCGGAGGGGCGGATGGAGGCGGCCGGGCTGCGGAAGGTGGATGAGGCCAGGCAGGACGGAAGCTGGACGGTGTACGATGACGTGGAGAGCGCCATCAATCCCGACGACCTGGAAGCCGCGCTCGCCGCCGACCCCGTGGCGGACGCCAACTTCCGCGCGTTTCCCGTCTCGGCGCGCAAGATGATCCTGTGGTGGATCAAGAGCGCCAAGACCGATGCCACCCGCCAGAAGCGCATCTCCGAAACCGTCCGCCTCGCGGCCCAGAACGTACGCGCCAACCAGCCCCGCCCGCGGTGA
- a CDS encoding amidohydrolase: MHRSIIAALAVLVMAPAAHGQAPDLILTGGKVFTADSARPWAEAVAIRGDRIVAVGSTAEISGLAGASTRRISLDGRVVIPGINDAHDHAGDAEFGVRFSADPSPMPDPAFAAVLDSVRAVAARTPAGTWIRATIGARILDDTAARRTALDRAAPRHPVLLSAWTGHGAVLNTAALRAVRIPESARDSAGGWYERDASGRLTGAMHEYAQWRVLQRLHSASPDSAIVASLQRYAAGAAAMGITSVQIMNGYLDAPTTVRVLRQARLPIRVRAIPFSMTGSPAGAADEWRGVERNPAPKTVISGVKWILDATPIDRNAAMRQAYADRPGWHGRLNFPPDTIRAILAQALASREQLMLHISGDSALPVLFSAMQSLAPDSVWRQLRVRIEHGDWLSGELLPVARRLGVVLVQNPTHLALDPDMLQARFGGAPAGLLPLRTVLAAGVPVAFGSDGPNNPFLNLMLATVHPTHPDEALTREQAVIAYTRGSAYAEFAEREKGTLAPGMLADLAVLSQDIFSVPPPALPGTTSVLTLVGGRIMHDELTRPLPRL; encoded by the coding sequence ATGCACCGATCGATCATCGCCGCGCTGGCAGTGCTGGTCATGGCCCCGGCCGCGCACGGGCAGGCGCCGGACCTGATCCTGACGGGCGGCAAGGTGTTCACGGCGGATTCGGCGCGGCCGTGGGCTGAGGCGGTGGCCATTCGCGGCGACCGCATCGTCGCGGTGGGGAGCACGGCGGAGATCAGCGGACTCGCGGGTGCCTCCACCCGTCGCATCTCGCTGGACGGCCGCGTGGTGATCCCCGGCATCAACGACGCGCACGACCACGCGGGCGACGCGGAGTTCGGCGTGCGGTTCAGCGCGGACCCGTCGCCCATGCCCGATCCCGCGTTCGCGGCGGTGCTGGATTCCGTACGCGCGGTGGCGGCTCGCACGCCCGCGGGCACCTGGATCCGCGCCACCATCGGCGCGCGCATCCTGGACGACACGGCCGCGCGCCGCACCGCGCTGGACCGGGCCGCGCCGCGCCATCCCGTGCTGCTGTCTGCGTGGACCGGCCACGGCGCCGTCCTCAACACCGCCGCCCTGCGCGCCGTCCGCATCCCCGAAAGCGCGCGCGACTCCGCCGGCGGCTGGTACGAGCGCGACGCGTCCGGCCGCCTGACCGGCGCCATGCACGAATACGCGCAGTGGCGGGTTCTGCAGCGGCTGCACTCCGCCTCGCCGGACAGCGCCATCGTGGCATCGCTGCAACGGTACGCGGCGGGCGCGGCAGCCATGGGCATCACCTCCGTGCAGATCATGAACGGCTACCTGGACGCGCCCACGACGGTGCGGGTGCTGCGCCAGGCGCGCCTTCCCATCCGGGTGCGCGCCATCCCGTTCTCCATGACCGGATCACCAGCGGGTGCAGCGGACGAGTGGCGGGGCGTGGAGCGCAATCCGGCGCCCAAGACGGTCATCTCCGGCGTCAAGTGGATTCTGGACGCCACGCCCATCGACCGGAACGCGGCCATGCGCCAAGCCTACGCCGACCGGCCGGGCTGGCACGGACGCCTCAACTTTCCGCCGGACACCATCCGCGCCATTCTGGCCCAGGCGCTGGCCTCGCGCGAGCAGCTGATGCTGCACATCTCCGGAGACAGCGCGCTCCCCGTGCTGTTCAGCGCGATGCAGTCGCTGGCGCCGGACTCGGTGTGGCGCCAGCTTCGTGTGCGCATCGAGCACGGCGACTGGTTGTCGGGCGAGCTGCTGCCGGTGGCGCGGCGGCTGGGCGTCGTTCTCGTGCAGAATCCCACGCACTTGGCGCTGGATCCGGACATGCTGCAGGCGCGTTTCGGCGGGGCGCCGGCCGGGCTGCTGCCGTTGCGCACGGTGCTGGCCGCGGGCGTTCCGGTTGCGTTCGGCTCGGACGGCCCCAACAATCCGTTCCTGAACCTGATGCTCGCGACCGTGCATCCCACGCACCCGGACGAGGCGCTCACGCGCGAGCAGGCCGTCATCGCCTACACGCGCGGGTCGGCGTACGCGGAGTTCGCCGAGCGCGAAAAAGGCACGCTGGCACCGGGGATGCTGGCCGATCTGGCCGTGCTGTCGCAGGACATCTTTTCCGTTCCGCCGCCCGCGCTCCCGGGCACCACGAGCGTGCTGACGCTGGTGGGCGGCCGCATCATGCACGACGAACTCACCCGTCCGCTGCCCCGTCTCTGA
- a CDS encoding DUF4180 domain-containing protein, giving the protein MTIVSPWFELPPQPAGTFDPRAVITACIESGSHALLMDHDALPPAFFDLSTGAAGALVQGLTQYEIRMAGVVPDASIHSRPFQDFAREANRGRWFRFFPDREQAVAWLSAE; this is encoded by the coding sequence ATGACGATCGTGAGCCCCTGGTTCGAACTTCCGCCCCAGCCCGCCGGCACCTTTGATCCGCGCGCGGTGATCACGGCGTGCATCGAAAGCGGATCGCACGCGCTGCTGATGGACCACGACGCGCTGCCGCCGGCGTTCTTTGACCTGAGCACCGGCGCGGCGGGCGCGCTGGTGCAGGGGCTGACGCAGTACGAAATCCGCATGGCGGGCGTGGTGCCGGACGCGTCCATCCACTCGCGGCCGTTCCAGGACTTTGCGCGCGAGGCCAACCGGGGCCGCTGGTTCCGCTTCTTTCCCGACCGCGAGCAGGCGGTGGCGTGGCTGAGCGCGGAGTGA